Proteins co-encoded in one Candidatus Poribacteria bacterium genomic window:
- a CDS encoding DNA replication/repair protein RecF, whose translation MLLNHIVLRNFRNYINCEVDFPKPVNLIVGGNAQGKTSLLEAIYFLCTAESHRATHDAELIRHHESGFYLKGTLRNGSDEVTSLEAIKQARGQFRLKKNGILQPRRSEWIGQFNVVFFSPESLTLVKGGPSERRRFLDLLISQIDNEYLKNLQKYNLVLKQRNELLKQIRATFASVTQLDAWDKLLLMHGTAITIKRLEIFHQLKAHAIQNHQKLTGDSEDIALTYRSASVSNDTSIDSIACNTSETAAPNLLAEPKTTREDEEKVAKHFGTSLNASREADLQRGTTLVGPHRDDFLIELESGPEERITYYHSENDTQDLDPETGAFREVARSYGSQGQQRTIALALKLAELKLIRHLTGRDPIVLLDDVTSELDYKRIGYLLEVLENLSAQTFITATHAEPLVNHLDQPNVLTVENAQISYAAETNESS comes from the coding sequence ATGTTATTAAATCATATCGTCTTACGCAATTTCCGTAATTATATCAATTGCGAAGTAGACTTCCCTAAACCTGTTAATTTAATCGTCGGTGGGAATGCCCAGGGAAAAACCAGTTTGCTTGAAGCAATCTATTTTCTTTGCACCGCGGAATCTCATCGTGCGACTCATGATGCCGAATTGATTCGGCATCATGAGTCAGGATTCTATCTAAAAGGGACACTGAGGAATGGAAGTGATGAAGTAACATCTCTTGAGGCGATAAAGCAGGCACGCGGACAGTTTAGACTGAAGAAAAACGGTATTCTCCAGCCAAGACGTTCCGAATGGATTGGTCAATTTAACGTTGTATTTTTTTCTCCAGAGTCGCTGACATTAGTGAAGGGAGGACCTTCAGAAAGACGACGATTCTTAGATCTCCTAATCTCACAGATTGACAACGAATACCTGAAAAATTTGCAAAAGTACAATCTCGTTCTCAAACAACGAAATGAGTTGCTAAAGCAGATTCGTGCGACGTTCGCAAGCGTAACGCAATTGGATGCTTGGGATAAATTGCTGCTCATGCATGGTACCGCAATCACTATAAAGCGATTGGAAATCTTTCATCAACTGAAAGCGCACGCGATCCAAAACCACCAAAAACTTACCGGCGATTCAGAAGATATCGCGCTGACGTATCGTTCGGCATCGGTGTCGAACGATACGTCAATCGACAGTATCGCATGCAATACTTCAGAAACTGCTGCCCCCAACTTGTTAGCGGAACCTAAGACTACCCGTGAAGATGAAGAGAAGGTAGCCAAACATTTTGGCACATCATTAAATGCTTCACGCGAGGCAGATTTACAGAGAGGTACAACCTTAGTCGGCCCACACCGAGATGATTTCCTCATTGAATTGGAGAGTGGCCCCGAAGAGCGTATCACTTACTACCATAGTGAAAATGATACGCAAGATTTGGATCCTGAAACAGGAGCATTTCGAGAGGTAGCACGATCTTATGGATCACAAGGGCAGCAGCGGACTATTGCATTAGCACTCAAATTAGCAGAACTAAAATTGATTCGACACCTGACAGGCAGGGACCCGATAGTTTTATTGGATGATGTTACCTCAGAGTTAGATTACAAGCGGATAGGGTACTTATTAGAGGTTCTCGAAAATTTAAGTGCCCAAACCTTCATTACAGCTACACACGCTGAACCTCTTGTAAATCATCTTGATCAACCGAATGTTTTGACGGTAGAGAACGCGCAGATAAGTTATGCCGCCGAAACTAATGAGTCCTCCTAA
- a CDS encoding DUF721 domain-containing protein: MRKTQNLRDLLTELARSRDFEPKMLEQKVFVLWRKRLGTPLGTKTVPVSLSDGVLKVYTEYPPYRTELSFHKQRIIADLNAELGQPVLTDLRIELRQAHQATSHHAKHASTDSEMPKPPTSTSRSSNLRTPTSKELEQIEQAIADVTDTDLKISLRQLFITQRKEKP, from the coding sequence ATGCGCAAGACCCAAAACCTACGCGATCTCCTCACTGAACTCGCCCGCTCCCGCGACTTTGAGCCCAAGATGCTTGAGCAGAAAGTCTTTGTCCTTTGGCGCAAACGTCTCGGAACACCACTTGGGACGAAAACAGTGCCGGTATCGCTGTCGGATGGCGTTTTGAAAGTCTACACGGAATATCCTCCGTACAGAACAGAACTATCATTCCATAAACAGAGGATTATAGCAGACCTGAATGCGGAATTAGGGCAGCCCGTTCTTACAGATCTCCGGATAGAGTTACGCCAAGCACATCAAGCAACATCCCATCACGCGAAACATGCCTCCACTGATTCAGAAATGCCAAAGCCCCCAACATCAACGTCTCGCTCAAGCAATCTCCGGACACCAACCTCGAAAGAATTAGAACAAATTGAGCAGGCAATAGCTGATGTGACGGATACTGATTTAAAAATTTCCTTGCGGCAATTATTCATTACACAGCGTAAAGAAAAGCCTTGA
- the gyrB gene encoding DNA topoisomerase (ATP-hydrolyzing) subunit B has product MSKDERTYTASDIQILEGLEAVRKRPSMYIGSTGPAGLHHLVTELVDNCIDEIGAGYGTQINVQLHTNGSVTVADDGRGIPVDMHATAGVSALEVVMTTLHAGGKFDGREQVGYQTAGGLHGVGASCVNALSEWLHVQVQQNGATYEQRYARGIPQTSVEKIGNSNKTGTRTTFMPDSEIFDTLDFSHDTLRDRLRELAFLNKGVRIQFHDARDEDNAEPIVFQYDGGIASFVTYYNQNKEVLHPEPIYMEGIQSDVAVEIAFQFNTSYSENISSYANNIRTAEGGFHESGFKSALTRVFKTYANANDLLKNVKIDLTGEDIREGMTAIISVKVPDPQFEGQTKSKLGNTEVEGIVQTFVGSRLRTLLEENPSVSKRIIQKSIDAARAREAARSAREVIRRKSVLDSASMPGKLADCSERDPTRTELFLVEGDSAGGTAKQGRDRQNQAVLPLKGKGINVDKSRLDKILKNAQVIDIITALGTGIGAEEFNLEKLRYAKIIIMADADVDGAHIRTLLLTFFFRQMPELIASGHLYIAQPPLYQVKKGRSSQYLQDDEQMEDYLLTLALDTVQITNARRGTPYTASEYRTVSNAVRKVQMLLDQIKRSGVTPTQFSNIEESEHVEENETNETDTSDNIDRLLEMLDISPSQGSDIIMASQEPPESEQVSSDAHTQTMLFENVPAAVDPESAIDPTPRTWRHELRQELEKLAEFHIQDTDLLPAARTDDSSDSENQKLFSVQSENGDIHHTDDVVSLVQHLFEMEHRGLAITRYKGLAEMNAEQLRDTTMRQDERVLLRVTLEDAVEADRIFTLLMGDIVEPRREFIERYGTQVNLDLYGA; this is encoded by the coding sequence ATGTCAAAAGATGAACGAACATACACGGCGAGTGACATCCAAATCCTTGAAGGTCTTGAAGCTGTTAGAAAACGCCCGAGCATGTACATCGGCAGTACCGGTCCCGCTGGATTACATCACCTTGTCACAGAGTTGGTTGACAACTGCATAGATGAGATTGGTGCAGGTTACGGCACACAGATCAACGTACAACTCCATACTAATGGTAGTGTTACCGTCGCCGATGATGGTCGTGGTATTCCAGTTGACATGCATGCGACAGCGGGGGTCTCAGCACTTGAGGTAGTGATGACGACATTGCACGCTGGCGGTAAATTTGACGGTCGCGAGCAGGTCGGGTACCAAACCGCCGGTGGTTTGCACGGTGTCGGGGCTTCTTGCGTTAACGCGCTTTCTGAGTGGCTTCATGTGCAAGTCCAGCAGAACGGTGCAACCTACGAACAACGCTACGCGCGTGGTATTCCGCAGACATCTGTAGAAAAGATTGGTAATAGTAATAAAACTGGTACCCGTACCACGTTTATGCCTGATTCAGAAATATTTGATACCCTCGATTTCTCGCACGACACGCTTCGCGACCGACTCAGAGAACTCGCTTTCCTGAATAAAGGTGTCCGCATTCAATTTCACGATGCCCGCGATGAAGATAACGCTGAGCCGATCGTTTTTCAGTACGATGGTGGCATCGCTTCTTTTGTTACCTATTACAACCAGAACAAAGAGGTACTCCATCCGGAACCTATCTACATGGAAGGCATTCAATCAGATGTTGCCGTAGAGATCGCCTTCCAATTTAACACTTCTTACTCGGAGAACATAAGTTCGTACGCGAATAATATTCGCACCGCTGAAGGCGGTTTTCACGAAAGCGGTTTCAAAAGCGCGCTTACTCGTGTTTTCAAAACTTACGCCAATGCAAATGATCTCCTGAAGAACGTTAAAATAGACCTGACCGGTGAAGACATCCGCGAAGGAATGACGGCTATTATTAGTGTCAAAGTTCCAGATCCGCAATTTGAAGGGCAAACGAAGTCAAAACTTGGAAATACAGAGGTTGAAGGTATTGTCCAAACCTTTGTCGGTTCCCGGCTCAGAACGCTTTTGGAAGAAAACCCGAGTGTCTCTAAACGTATTATCCAAAAATCCATTGATGCCGCGCGAGCGCGTGAAGCCGCCCGCAGTGCGCGTGAGGTTATCCGCCGCAAAAGTGTCCTTGACTCCGCCTCAATGCCCGGAAAGCTCGCCGACTGTTCTGAACGCGACCCTACCCGAACGGAACTTTTCCTCGTAGAGGGTGATTCCGCTGGTGGTACGGCTAAACAGGGGCGTGATCGGCAGAATCAAGCCGTCCTACCTCTGAAAGGTAAAGGGATCAATGTAGACAAGTCAAGACTTGACAAAATACTTAAAAACGCACAAGTTATTGACATTATAACCGCCTTGGGAACAGGTATCGGTGCTGAAGAATTCAACCTCGAAAAACTCCGATACGCAAAAATCATCATTATGGCAGATGCCGATGTAGATGGCGCGCACATACGCACGCTCCTTTTAACTTTTTTCTTTCGCCAGATGCCCGAACTCATTGCCTCTGGTCATCTTTATATCGCTCAGCCGCCACTTTACCAAGTGAAAAAAGGGAGAAGTTCACAATATTTGCAAGACGATGAGCAGATGGAAGATTATCTCCTTACCCTTGCCCTTGACACGGTACAAATAACAAATGCTCGCCGGGGTACGCCTTACACAGCATCTGAGTACAGAACCGTCTCCAATGCCGTACGCAAGGTTCAAATGCTCCTCGATCAAATCAAGCGAAGCGGTGTAACACCAACACAGTTTTCCAACATTGAAGAATCTGAGCACGTTGAAGAAAACGAGACGAATGAAACTGATACATCTGATAACATAGACCGGCTACTTGAGATGCTTGATATATCTCCTTCTCAGGGGAGTGACATTATCATGGCATCGCAAGAGCCTCCAGAATCCGAACAAGTATCATCCGATGCGCATACGCAGACGATGCTTTTTGAAAACGTACCAGCAGCAGTAGATCCTGAAAGTGCGATTGACCCGACCCCTCGAACTTGGCGGCACGAACTGCGACAGGAACTTGAGAAACTCGCTGAGTTTCACATCCAAGACACAGACCTCTTGCCTGCAGCAAGGACAGATGACTCAAGCGATTCAGAAAACCAAAAATTGTTTAGCGTCCAGTCCGAAAATGGTGACATTCATCATACAGACGATGTTGTCTCGCTCGTGCAGCACCTTTTTGAGATGGAACACCGAGGACTTGCGATTACCCGGTACAAAGGCTTGGCAGAAATGAACGCTGAACAGTTGCGCGACACCACGATGCGCCAGGATGAGCGTGTTCTGCTTAGGGTGACACTTGAAGATGCCGTTGAAGCTGACCGCATCTTTACACTGCTCATGGGGGATATTGTGGAACCTCGTCGCGAATTTATAGAACGCTACGGCACTCAGGTAAATCTTGACCTGTACGGTGCTTAG
- a CDS encoding tetratricopeptide repeat protein — translation MKYLGMFTIFVFIAVSFALGRGSHAQTDVLADETPELVPLTDADTTLSADMTRAADIYAKLMWAAYCRTGERNIRKSKIAYDALIEELELDSESIEDKVLSAQGISFIYTERAALRSLPRLQDINGAEEDARKAIQLNPENVEAKWILAKILKERYISSIDRNGRGNRGTKALEEEMLSVGQQIIELDPDHGEAHYYIGGIARYLGKIGLAITSYKALTRILPFKAEYHWELGELYEVQNLLEEALLSYERVITIRPEEIRVWNRLGQLYLQTGDDSAAVRSFQTVLESLESGAVPRSPRNLGLTEIDAHSGISLAYQAQGNFEKAEHHITSAIALLEKRALSMRSGTRTSRARSTERIELAVRIRDTRYTLAQIYLRFNQAQKAVDTFEKILDYDDKYVPALTGIGIAYQMLDDVTQAENYLRKAIEQPSQEELPDAYNALGYLYAEQGIKLDEAATLIRRALKSAPTSGAYLDSLGLVYFKQGKLDAAIENLEQANHYLPDTPEILLHLAEAYLEKGLKEKALQTLENAMQIEPDNVELRQKLDIIKSGR, via the coding sequence ATGAAATATCTTGGCATGTTCACGATTTTTGTCTTCATCGCGGTAAGTTTCGCTTTAGGACGTGGTTCGCACGCCCAAACAGATGTACTTGCAGATGAAACACCTGAGTTGGTACCGCTCACCGATGCTGACACAACGTTGAGTGCCGACATGACACGTGCAGCAGATATCTATGCAAAACTGATGTGGGCCGCTTATTGCAGAACCGGCGAACGCAACATTCGCAAAAGTAAAATCGCCTACGATGCTTTAATTGAGGAATTGGAGCTTGACAGTGAATCCATTGAAGACAAAGTCTTATCTGCACAGGGTATCAGTTTCATCTATACAGAACGTGCTGCGCTTCGATCTCTTCCAAGGTTACAAGATATTAACGGTGCTGAAGAAGATGCAAGAAAAGCCATTCAACTTAATCCTGAAAATGTAGAGGCGAAATGGATCCTTGCTAAGATATTAAAAGAACGGTACATCTCTTCTATAGATCGAAATGGACGTGGAAACCGGGGTACCAAGGCATTAGAAGAGGAGATGCTTTCAGTCGGACAACAAATTATTGAATTGGATCCTGATCACGGTGAAGCACATTATTATATTGGTGGTATCGCGCGCTATCTCGGCAAGATTGGACTCGCGATCACGTCTTACAAAGCACTTACCCGTATCCTACCATTTAAAGCTGAATATCATTGGGAACTCGGAGAACTCTATGAAGTCCAAAACCTTCTTGAGGAAGCTTTGCTGTCCTACGAGAGGGTTATAACCATCCGTCCAGAAGAAATACGGGTCTGGAACCGTCTCGGTCAACTTTACCTTCAGACCGGTGACGATTCAGCGGCAGTGCGCTCCTTTCAAACTGTTTTGGAATCGCTTGAAAGTGGTGCTGTCCCCCGTTCACCTCGCAACCTTGGTTTGACGGAAATTGACGCACATAGTGGTATCAGCCTTGCCTATCAGGCACAAGGCAATTTTGAAAAGGCTGAACATCATATCACAAGTGCTATCGCCTTATTAGAAAAACGCGCGCTTTCAATGCGAAGTGGAACTCGGACCAGCCGCGCGAGAAGTACAGAACGTATTGAATTGGCTGTTCGTATCAGGGATACTCGTTACACACTCGCACAAATTTACCTTAGATTCAACCAGGCACAAAAAGCGGTGGATACCTTTGAAAAAATTTTGGATTATGATGACAAATATGTCCCTGCGCTTACAGGTATTGGGATAGCTTACCAGATGCTGGATGATGTGACGCAAGCAGAAAACTACCTGCGTAAGGCGATAGAGCAGCCCTCTCAGGAGGAATTACCAGATGCGTACAACGCATTAGGTTATCTCTATGCAGAGCAGGGCATTAAATTAGATGAAGCAGCAACACTTATTCGTCGTGCACTCAAAAGCGCACCAACATCCGGGGCATATCTTGACAGTTTAGGGCTGGTCTATTTTAAGCAGGGAAAATTGGATGCCGCCATAGAGAATTTGGAGCAGGCAAATCACTACCTACCCGATACACCTGAAATCCTCTTGCATCTCGCTGAGGCATACCTTGAAAAAGGTTTGAAAGAGAAGGCGTTGCAGACTTTAGAGAATGCCATGCAGATTGAACCCGACAACGTCGAACTCCGCCAGAAACTTGACATCATCAAATCCGGCAGATAG
- a CDS encoding DUF86 domain-containing protein — MAKKNTNTPKKSASRRFNPVKAKLESINECFEQLQNGLPESQEAYVDGDRITHSYVKSCFLMIIQRAVDINNVIIEFKGQTPPQQKHHSFLTLHQDNAIDKKTLDFFIKALSYYENIINPYQELTPSELYDVSQDLLKYGEAYTDQLENYFVNFSPSVK; from the coding sequence ATGGCAAAAAAAAACACAAATACGCCGAAAAAGTCGGCATCTCGTCGATTCAACCCTGTGAAAGCGAAGTTGGAATCCATAAACGAATGCTTTGAGCAATTACAGAACGGGCTGCCTGAAAGTCAAGAAGCGTATGTTGATGGGGACAGAATCACACATTCCTACGTTAAAAGCTGCTTCCTCATGATTATCCAACGCGCCGTGGATATCAACAATGTTATCATTGAATTTAAGGGGCAAACACCACCGCAACAAAAACATCACAGTTTTTTGACACTCCATCAAGACAACGCGATTGACAAAAAGACACTGGATTTTTTCATCAAAGCCCTAAGTTACTATGAAAACATCATCAACCCTTATCAAGAGCTCACGCCCTCCGAATTGTACGATGTCTCCCAGGATCTTCTGAAGTACGGTGAAGCATACACGGATCAACTCGAAAATTACTTCGTCAATTTCTCACCTTCAGTAAAATAG
- the gyrA gene encoding DNA gyrase subunit A, with the protein MENIQERNIENELKTSYLTYAMSVNTNRAIPDVRDGLKPSTRRIIYAMGEINLTANRPYDKCAAVVGEVMKNYHPHGDGPIYGTLVGLAQPFSTRYPLVDGQGNFGSIDDDPPGAMRYTECRLAAIAEEMLTDIDKQVVDFQPNYKDSVEEPTVLPGLLPNLLVNGTTGIGVGYLTRIPPHNLGEVIEALLRKLSDPDADSETLMEHIMGPDFPTAGVIVGTSGIKEMYTTGRGSMTVRAKAIIERISDAKGETEREQIVITEIPYQVKKNQLLEQMYQLVVNKTITGISDIRDESDKEIRIVIPLKRGEIAQVILNQLYKHSKMQTHFSANLLCLVEGLPKVLTLEEILHYYLQHRRDVVRRRTQFELARAERRNHILEGYLLALQNLEAIIELVQTAESPQAAEQELQDTYQLSEQQAREILTMTLRQLTGLERQRIHNEYTEILDRIAEFRAILASETLITDIIRTELETLREKFGDERRTEIAGDVKEFEVEDLIADEEMVVTLSHAGYIKRLPMDTYRKQHRGGVGIKGATTKDGDFLEHIFVATAHQNILFFTDLGKCYTLKVYQIPEARRQSAGRAVVNLLRLARNENITAYVTVYLKAGSQGTEGADTGEVATNKFVFMATQQGIVKKTTLTSFENTLSNGIIAVKLDDGDKLIGAQVTEGNSDVILVTHKGTAIRFSEKDARPLGRNTRGVRGIELGADDFVAQMVIVNGDGTEAEEIETGQEAAKEDETLLIVTENGYGKRTAVSAYRSQRRGGKGIIAIGKSTRNGAVVAAKRVADIDELVLISSNGYVTRTAVGDIRRIGRNTQGVRIMALQPDEKLVDAAKIELSSSLLEDA; encoded by the coding sequence ATGGAAAATATCCAAGAACGCAACATAGAAAATGAACTGAAAACGTCATATCTCACCTATGCGATGAGTGTTAATACGAATCGCGCAATACCGGATGTCCGTGACGGTCTCAAACCAAGCACACGTCGGATTATCTATGCTATGGGAGAGATAAATCTCACCGCGAACCGGCCCTATGACAAATGTGCCGCTGTCGTAGGGGAGGTGATGAAGAACTATCATCCACACGGTGATGGACCCATTTACGGTACGCTTGTCGGTTTAGCACAACCATTTAGCACGCGATATCCGCTCGTGGATGGACAAGGGAACTTCGGCAGCATTGACGACGATCCACCGGGCGCGATGCGTTATACAGAATGCCGACTTGCAGCCATCGCCGAAGAGATGCTCACTGACATTGATAAGCAGGTGGTTGATTTTCAACCCAACTACAAGGACTCCGTCGAAGAACCAACAGTTCTTCCGGGTCTCCTCCCTAACCTACTTGTCAACGGGACAACTGGTATTGGTGTTGGTTATCTCACGCGCATACCACCGCACAACTTGGGTGAAGTGATTGAGGCACTGCTCCGCAAACTCTCAGATCCAGATGCTGACTCAGAAACACTGATGGAACACATCATGGGTCCCGACTTTCCGACTGCGGGGGTTATCGTTGGTACCAGCGGCATCAAGGAGATGTACACCACCGGTAGAGGAAGTATGACTGTCCGTGCCAAAGCAATTATAGAAAGAATCTCTGATGCTAAAGGGGAAACCGAGCGGGAACAAATAGTCATAACAGAAATTCCATATCAGGTAAAGAAAAATCAGTTGCTTGAGCAAATGTATCAATTGGTAGTCAACAAAACTATCACTGGGATTAGCGACATCCGGGATGAGTCTGACAAAGAGATTCGCATCGTCATCCCCCTTAAACGCGGAGAAATTGCTCAGGTTATCCTGAATCAGTTGTACAAACACTCAAAGATGCAGACGCACTTCAGTGCGAACCTTCTCTGCCTTGTAGAGGGACTTCCGAAGGTTCTAACGCTTGAGGAGATTCTACACTATTATCTTCAGCATCGACGGGATGTGGTTCGCCGGCGCACACAATTTGAACTCGCTCGTGCCGAACGCAGAAATCATATCCTTGAAGGGTATCTCTTAGCACTGCAGAACCTCGAGGCGATTATAGAACTTGTCCAAACAGCTGAATCCCCGCAAGCAGCGGAGCAAGAACTTCAGGATACGTACCAACTCAGTGAGCAGCAAGCAAGAGAAATTCTCACGATGACGCTCCGCCAGTTGACCGGCCTTGAGCGCCAGCGTATTCACAATGAATATACGGAAATATTAGATCGTATCGCTGAATTCCGTGCAATCCTTGCCAGTGAGACGCTGATAACAGATATTATTCGGACAGAACTTGAAACGCTCAGAGAGAAATTCGGTGACGAGCGCCGCACTGAGATTGCCGGCGATGTCAAAGAATTTGAGGTTGAGGATCTCATCGCTGACGAAGAGATGGTGGTTACTTTATCCCACGCTGGCTACATCAAACGATTGCCGATGGATACCTATAGAAAACAGCATCGTGGGGGGGTTGGGATTAAGGGAGCTACAACAAAGGATGGCGATTTTTTAGAGCACATCTTCGTCGCGACTGCTCATCAAAACATTTTGTTTTTCACAGATTTGGGCAAATGCTACACGTTGAAAGTGTACCAAATACCTGAAGCGCGCCGCCAGTCAGCTGGACGTGCGGTTGTTAACCTACTCCGATTGGCACGAAACGAAAACATCACCGCTTATGTTACGGTATATCTGAAAGCAGGCAGTCAAGGCACTGAGGGAGCTGATACTGGCGAAGTTGCAACGAATAAATTTGTCTTCATGGCGACACAGCAAGGCATTGTTAAAAAGACAACACTCACCAGTTTTGAGAATACACTGTCAAATGGAATCATTGCTGTTAAACTTGATGACGGTGACAAACTTATTGGCGCGCAAGTAACAGAAGGTAATTCCGATGTCATCCTTGTTACTCACAAGGGTACCGCTATTCGGTTCAGTGAAAAAGACGCGAGACCTCTTGGACGCAATACCCGCGGGGTACGTGGTATAGAACTCGGTGCTGATGACTTCGTAGCGCAAATGGTTATTGTTAACGGCGATGGTACTGAGGCGGAAGAAATCGAAACCGGACAAGAAGCAGCTAAGGAAGATGAGACCTTGTTGATTGTCACGGAAAACGGGTATGGCAAGCGCACGGCTGTCTCTGCTTATCGCTCTCAAAGACGCGGTGGGAAAGGCATCATCGCCATCGGAAAGTCGACCCGAAATGGCGCAGTTGTCGCTGCAAAACGCGTTGCCGATATTGATGAGCTTGTTCTCATTAGCTCAAACGGGTATGTTACCCGAACAGCTGTTGGCGACATTCGGCGTATCGGGCGCAATACCCAAGGTGTGCGTATCATGGCACTTCAACCCGACGAAAAACTTGTCGATGCCGCTAAAATTGAACTTTCGTCTTCTCTGCTTGAGGATGCGTAG
- a CDS encoding NAD(P)H-quinone oxidoreductase, with amino-acid sequence MVKAIIRTGDGGPEVLQLGEAPSPQPTETQLVVDVHATALNRADTLQRRGGYPPPPGESEILGLEIAGTVSAMGSAVEGVTKGDRVFGLVGGGGYAEQAVIDYRMAMPIPDKWSFEQAAAVPEVFFTANENIFTLGELSAGETILIHAGGSGVGSAGVQISHHAGANVFVTAGTPEKIEKCNALGAVEGINYKTADFVAEIARLTDGQGVDVVLDFIGAPYLERNLSILKTKGRLLQVGLIGGSTTEINLGTVMRNRLKIIGSVMRPQSIAEKIAITQRFVERWLPELKRGALQPVIDTVFPLAEARQAHEYMEANRNFGKILLKVK; translated from the coding sequence ATGGTGAAAGCAATTATCAGAACAGGCGATGGGGGACCAGAGGTACTCCAATTAGGCGAAGCACCGTCGCCGCAACCGACTGAAACACAACTTGTGGTGGATGTTCATGCCACTGCTTTAAATCGAGCCGACACGCTTCAGCGGCGCGGCGGATATCCACCACCGCCGGGTGAATCCGAGATACTCGGCTTAGAAATTGCTGGCACCGTTTCAGCAATGGGAAGTGCTGTAGAGGGTGTAACCAAAGGCGATCGCGTTTTTGGACTCGTCGGTGGTGGCGGTTACGCTGAGCAAGCTGTTATCGATTACCGTATGGCAATGCCGATACCTGACAAGTGGAGTTTTGAGCAAGCTGCTGCAGTTCCTGAAGTGTTTTTTACCGCAAACGAAAATATCTTCACTTTAGGTGAATTATCGGCTGGCGAGACAATTCTAATTCATGCTGGCGGAAGTGGTGTCGGCAGTGCTGGTGTCCAAATATCCCATCATGCAGGTGCTAACGTTTTTGTCACTGCGGGAACGCCGGAAAAGATTGAGAAATGCAATGCACTCGGAGCAGTAGAGGGAATCAACTACAAAACTGCTGACTTCGTCGCGGAAATTGCGCGTTTAACAGATGGACAAGGTGTGGATGTCGTCTTAGATTTTATTGGTGCTCCCTATCTTGAGCGGAATCTTTCTATACTTAAAACAAAAGGTAGGCTGTTGCAAGTTGGATTGATCGGTGGTTCAACCACGGAAATTAATCTTGGTACAGTAATGCGCAATCGACTCAAGATCATCGGTTCAGTCATGCGACCACAATCTATTGCGGAAAAAATCGCTATCACACAGCGTTTTGTTGAGCGATGGTTACCAGAATTAAAACGTGGTGCCCTTCAACCTGTAATTGACACCGTTTTTCCGTTAGCAGAAGCGCGACAAGCGCATGAATATATGGAAGCAAATCGCAATTTCGGTAAGATTCTTTTGAAAGTCAAATGA